One Alnus glutinosa chromosome 13, dhAlnGlut1.1, whole genome shotgun sequence genomic window, gatctttgtctccttctgaaaacctgctaacctgcaaaacctgagggttaaatcttaccctccattaccttcttgtttttccttagggttttctccctgtctcttgaaaaatctgcaaaacccgagggttaaatctgaccccccgagaagtttcttcttgctttcggttaggactgatccgagactctcggttaggactgatccgagagttttcttcttggtctcggctaggactgatccgagactctcggctaggactgatccgagaagtttttcttgctctcagctaggactgatccgagaggctccttctcggctaggattgatccgagaagtttttcttgctctcggctaggactgatccgagaggctccttctcggttaggactgatccgagaagttttttttactctcggctaggactgatccgagaggctccttctcggctaggactgatccgagaagttttttttttgctctcggctaggactgatccgagaggctccttctcggctaggactgatccgagaagtttttcttgctctcggctaggactgatccgagaggctccttctcggctaggactgatccgagaagttttttcttgctctcggctaggactaatccgagaggctccttctcgactaggactgatccgagaagttgttcttgctctcggctaggactgatccgagaggctccttctcggctaggactgatccgagaagttttttttcttgtactcggctaggactgatccgagactctcggctaggactgatccgagagtttttgcctgcaaaagaaacaacatcaacgggttcctggtccctagaccgggaacactccgatgcttaagtcagctttattcatttattctgaaaatacttattcccaaaatctggggaattttctgtctagtctgaattaaaaataaaagtctagttctttgcaaatataaatgctaaaaaataaaagcaagcctgaaattcccgagagtcctttttatgggatcacgggcagatactgctgttgcctcggctctctatgcctagggcttctgcttcctcggtcctctcttctttctatgtcatctcggggagcattcccttgatgcctttcgtctagctgaggacggtctcagggatagtaatcccgtggctgttgatctcagggttgatagtcctgatgattccgaggcctgttatttccttgatggttccgtcgctctcccaagaaccgaaccagcttgccattctttatgaattcttctattaacaaccttagggttacgcacccctcggtgtgatgacctgcttgtttatggaaatcacaatacttccctgcattcctataaggaggattacctggtatcttttgcggttcccgaaacgccggatctctcttgatctccatgaggacttctgatatctcggcattgaaaggtgtaaagttgtaatctttgaacttctttacctgcctctgctcttccccgtcagcttttctgaattctttccttttcttttctggggctgtctctcggggtagtctagaactggccatagacttcagcgtctcttcctggttaatgaattcttctaccttatccatgaggccctgcaaggtattcggttgcttccggatcaactttttcatcaaaggctcctcgggtgaaattccctgataaatggcagcaaaaatcatatcctcggtcggatcttcgactgtagccttctctcggttgaaccgagccataaactccttaagactctcattgccctgctggtgcaatgatagcaaatatccagaaggcttcttccttgtccggaaagccaagaactccgttaggaatatcttggacaattccttgaactgatcaacggaattcgggggcagcttcctgaaccagtctcgggcattccccgaaagagtaagagggaaggcccgacatgctacttcatcgggtgtcccgtgaaggtctagatgagctttgaaattctctaggtgatccaagggatctctgtctcctgcataacttagaatttggggtaccttaaacttatcgggaagctgatagtctgccacccgtctggtgaagggtgagtctgtacccattaggagcttgtccaccattacggatctgcctttgtcctttctttccatctccatgtccgtgcaccttctctccagctcggcaataattctgctcagatctccttggcggtcatcctccctccgaggattaatgttgctattgtgatcttcttcctcacgctcatccctgttcatctcttggttgggctgtctcgtcctcatgcgtaacaattctgcatttaagtcttcaatctgggcttccaacgctgctatgcgatcttgatctccaccccccagGGGAGgattcggtggaggctgcaaattattctgaatagccggttcctgtggggccacgggctgtcgattggtctggcttccggaacgtgtgttcatcaccatgctggatcttctttttcttttatgaggaacgaataatcgtttcccacagacggcgccaaactgttgatacagtttccgatatggtgtgaatctgcacgtttctttgatgttcttcacgcttctcaataactctgcaaaacaacaaaacctagggacccttccgggggtcccgctccgatgcctaagttagcttctgtgagaaaataatgctctatgcataaaattgagtcttagtttatacctggggtatgggcctatttataggcatagaggtggagtcaaacctggattaggactcctgctccttgttgatctagaactgctgtccgagttctaattggacttcaatcctttactagacttctaattggatatcttcttagacttccaatctgatatcttcttagacttctgatctgatatcttcttagacttctgatctgatatctgtTTGGACtttattagacttttgaatctcctctttggatcgggttgagtgggatttatccccaacagttaccccccaattcccttattcAAAGCTTGCTTGGTGTTGTATTCTATATATAGACCATATAGTTACAATGATAAGTATGAGCCACAAAGTTACAACGACTACCAATGATAAAATGAtaagaagaaataaatctaCCTGTTTACAATGACTAAGGAtatgtttggatttgtgattttaaaaagtgcaatttgaaaatgtgaattttaaaaacgtagttaagcgtttggcaaaatcgtaatttgacctttaaaattatgtattttcaaaaaaaacatcTCATtacttgtgatttaaaaaagcaaattatttttcatttttaaatcaaaatttttaaaaaatataattttcaaacgatttattttcaagaatttaatttaaaatcgtacattttatCTTTGAAATCGCAGTCTCAACGATTTTGGGGTCATCAGATGAGTTGTGGATTATATCTAGAACATATCGACTGTAGATGGATGCTGATCACCAGAGGAAACAGAATAGGTGTCAAGCACTTGGGAGTCTTCATCATTTGCTGTAGTGGCATGTTTATCAACTTGATCAGATACACTAACATTATACAAAAATTTAGCACGTCAAAAACAAGCTGCCATTGACCTGAAGAATTAGTCAAGCACGTCAAAAATGACCATGCCTTAATCATGCGTTATTTTACCATCATTTTGTGCGGAAAGTTTAATCTTAATCGGGCGGTTcaataaattttgaggcttaaGACGATAAATTTAggtgaatcattttttatatttaaatatttacttttttcaaatgacttgcaaaatttatttttgttaggagacatttaatttcaataaatatcatattttgtgttgagttacATATAATTCTTCattccaaaaattattttaatggacaacttagttttagttttaagttCATGAGAAATTATGAGTTTAGTAACTGTTTTACGGGTACAATTAATGTaacataccatttttttttcctctttaatatcttgaaatttaattctttgtatttattttttaccgtaattgaggccttaattaaagaatactAACTAACTTTTTTTGTCATAGtattatttttaccataattggggccttaattaaagaacattgactaattttttttattttattttttgtcataattgaggctttaatttttttatttttttataaaagaaaatttaattatactaTTACTATTTGAGACTTTATTTAATTGGAGGCCTTAAGCGATTGCCTAATTTACCTAACCATTCAACCGGCCCTGAACTTAATGGTAATTTTGGTTGCACAACATTTgtgctgatatatatatatatatatgtatatataactcttatttttttttttttttttgacatgtccacacaagatggagagagagagagattcgaactagtgatctcCGCTTTATGAGACATGGTCCTCAGTCAATTGAGCTATCCCATGACGACCCAACTACAACTCTTTGAattctttttcaatttgcttaAACTTGTTAAGTTGGAGCTACATtagccaccaaaaaaaaattttaacatcTTCTAATTACATGTTAACGCGTGTCAATAAGTTGTAATAGAATTATAAAATGGTTGTAAGtcaattaaatttgtttttttttttttttttttgaagagtatGGTTAAGGGTTCCTAGTACAATCcctaagttatatatatatatatatatatatatatatatatatatatatatatatatatatatatatattgtatcaGACAAAAAAGAATCTATAGAGAAAATCAAAGGCACGTAGGTAAAGGTAAAAGTGAAATGCTTAAATCTTAATCCGGTAGATTTTACTAGGTTATTCTATAATCACCTAATTacctattaaataaaataaaatttcaaaagagaGGGCGGGTCCTACAGGGCTACAACCTAAACAAAGCTAAGCTCCGCCCTCTGATCagtgtacgtatatatatatatataaaacgcaATTTCACCTCTCTCGATCTCCTATTCTCATAAGCTCCAAGTGATCGTTAGCCTGGAGGATCTCTGGTATGCCATAGTCTCTCTATCTATCTCTGTAACTTTATCTATGTATgcgtgtgtgtgagagagagagattgagaggatttaggtttgaaaattttgtagGTGATGGCGTCGAAGCGGATCTTGAAGGAGCTCAAGGATCTCCAGAAGGATCCTCCTACGTCTTGCAGTGCTGGTACGACCTTGTTCAACTCCGATccgcacatttttttttttcattgtttgtaTTTTCGTCGATTtcttaagggttttttttttcctctgcttGATTTGTGAGCTTTTCGTGATTGTGTGATgcctaagttttttttttatttttttattttactgtgTAAATGAGATGCGTTTCTGAATTTGCCAGGGCATGCGGTACGATCTGTTTGGATGTTTGTGTGGATAATGAATTTTGTGTGTGAATTGATggtggatgttgaatttttacgtttttgccaaaaaaaaattttgtcttagtttgacatttttttatgtGTTAGACTGTTGTTCATTTCTTGCGATACAGTTATGTACCTACATCTCTTAAATTGTATTCCttttaatggttcttgggtgTATTAATAAACTGCCTACTTTGTAATACGGACTAGAACTGGGTAGAAAGATATGTTATCATGTTGATCATGAGATTGTATGTGACTATTCATGGAAAAGAGTAGGCTATAATGTCTTTTCATATTGCGTTGAAAGTAAAATATTGGCTTTTTGATTGAGGCGATTGGAATTTCctagggaaaaagaaaaagaagaagagagaatggTGCCCCATGGATAGTTGGATACTGCTCTCTCTAACTAACATTCAAGTCAAAAAGGCCTCATCCCAATACTTTGCATTTTACTATATGAATCCTTTTCTGTCCTTGTGCTTTATTTAATGCTCTACTTGTTAGCCATCATGGCTTTCTTGACGACCTTGATCCTCGTAGCATCTTTCACCTTTTTTGTATAACTTCTTCATATTAGAGCAATCAGCAGCATTGAATAGGTTATCCTTGGAGGAACTTAATCGATCTTTTCGGTAAGGAGATAAGATGTTATGGGATGTGAGATTTCTAGGTATCTATAAAGAAAAAGTTGTTTCTTTTGATTCAACCATATTTCGCTTCCATATGTTTCGATATAAAACTTTTCAGTAGTTTTGGGTGTTTGACTACGCTTAGAAAACTTGGTCAATCATAAAACACCTCTTTGTTTTTCATAAAATGGTTTGCATTTTTAAAGGCGTAAAACATTTTCCATCCACAACTCCTCTCTTTAAACCCTTCCACTTGGTGAACACCCACACACCACACCCTAGACACCAACCCTAACCGGATCCACCCGTCGAAAATTTTAATGTtgataatttcatatttttagtGTGAACCAAATAGCGGAAAATGTATTTAGGAAAACCTTTTCAAGGTGACAACCAAACACcagaaagtatttttttttggaaaaatgttttcagttgaaacattttgttagaaaatatttttacgttgaaacaaatgggtccatattttttacttttggaGTTAATATAGGACTTTGAGTGGATCTCTATTAATGCCCTTCTCAATATCTTTAGATTTGTAGATTTTGTGCTCTCTTTCATTGCTCTTGAGCTTGTTAGGTGTTCCTCTCGTGTATATGTCCTGTGTATTTGGGTTGTGcatcttacgcttttaatgagtttgctttacttataaaaaaagtgGACTTAAAACTGGTGGAGATTGGAAGATATCTAGTGTGGATATTCTGATACATAAATGACACATATAATAAGAAATAGAATGTAACTTTGTTTGATGCTAATTTGGATTGATTCAATTGACAAACCATATATCTTCCGTCATTAAAGATCTCTACATGTAATGGACTTTTAATTTGAAACCCTTACCACTGCCataaatgcaaaaaaataacAGAGATCATCCCAGATATCGTCATTCATCCTGAGGATTCTAACATTGTAGAACTAAGAAtggttttaaaattatgtggTGTCCATTGAGCTCTGATTTCATCTCTTTTCCCCCCCTATACCGcaagaattgaagaacaaatGCTAATCCGATGCATACATAATGTGGCGGCATTAGTATATTTTCTTAGTGGGCGGGCGGGCACCGCTTTTGTTTGAGCAGAAATATAGTTTCTTGGCAATTaatagttttgtgttttctgttacATTCTCAATGTCTTGGTATTTTCCAgcctttctttttcctctttcccCGTTAAGGATTTTTCTTTAGATTATTTGAAATATTCAGATACATTTATTCAAGTTTACTAGTGCAACattttattcacttttattgTCTTTGCTTGTGTTGATTTTTAAATCCTTAGGCCCAGTTGCTGAAGACATGTTCCATTGGCAAGCAACAATTTTGGGTCCTTCTGACAGTCCTTATGCGGGTGGAGTTTTTCTAGTCACTATTCATTTTCCTCCGGACTACCCATTTAAACCACCCAAGGTCCGTAGCAATCCTGTGCTTTGTTGCTTCCATTAATTTTTGCTGCTTTTGTTGTTAAAAAGgttcaaacatttttttctttcttttatcaacTGTCATATCAATATATATGTATGGCTCATTTTATATTGGGATCAGGATATATCCATTAGTATTAATATTCAAAGCCTTTATGTCCTTTGCATTCAAGGTGGTGTGACAGGTTATAAAGTCTTTGTAAGCATACATGGCCTAGCTTGACAGGTCTGTGTGGATGTGATACCCAATTTAAACTAGGGATTGGGGCTCATAACTGTGGCTCCTATCTTCGTAAGCTACCATACTTTGATTATTTGGAGCAATCTGGTGCTGTAAGCATGCAATGCCAACTATTTTTTCATCTTAAGCCTTGAAATCAAGATCACTGGGTGGTTAGACCAATAAACAATGTTTCCTTTTTGCTAGGCTGAGGACTAGATATTGGCCAAAAGGGTTATTTGTGTTTTTCTAGTTTCTTTCTTTATGTAAAGTTGATCTAGTATGATGAAGTAAAAGGCAACATTATTTAGATGCAGAATTTCAATTTGTGAAACCTTATTTGTTCATTATAATACTTCTCCTTTAGTTTCATGTTCGCTAGATGTGTAAAGCTCCCTCTgactttttctaaaataaaagtcGTTTCACTTCATTCAGCTTCTAATTGTGTAGTTTTAATCATAGTAAATTACATATTcattaaatctaatatttttcattttttttttcttcttgtatatACATATTGGACTATGAACCAGAAAAATGGGCCATATTTAGGTGGTATGCAATGCCAAATTTACTTGGTGTATTGCTACTTTCCCTATGATTTGTTTGATGAAGACATGTAGTGCAGAAAATTCTAGTTATCACTGAAAAATGATAGTTAATATCTATATGGAAGTGCTgcttacaaaaaatatatataaataaataaataaataaataaaaattagacacAATATACGCGTTTTTATCAATTGGGCTTAAGTTTTCAGTAAAATTATCTTGGGACTGTCCCAAACAATGTCCACTTGGACTGGTGGATGCTTTACGATGATGTTTGGAGAGGATCTATCTTGTATCTTCAATTATCTTCCAAAAATTGTAGAAAGAAAGTGGAGCCTTTCTTCTGATTCTTCTTAATCCTTGAACTCATAtggtttaaattttaaaatgacaagAATATTAAGATATTTGTGAGCTTAGATTTGCTCAAATCTACCTAATTTCATAATTGAGAGATTTTATAACTGCAATTTGAATCAGGAGTATCATCTAGATGCTACAACTCATTGGTTTCAGAACTTGCACATCTGTTTACTTAGAAGTTTTTGTGTTATTCGTATTTGATAACGAATCATTGTGCAAAGCATGTTTTGGAGCCTAAGAGGCTTTACCACATATatcttttttataataaaagaaatgttTATAGGAAAGTTCCATGGTAatttcgcttttttttttttacatatatttttttatttatatatatatctatgcaTTTAATTCTATCATTTGGAATGGAGCTGTGATGGAAAAAAATCCAGCCGTCATTAAAAGGAGATAATTTTGATTAGTTGAAAATCACCATCTTGCATTAGCTTAAAGATAGGAGAATATTTTTACTTCTAATATATAGGTAAGCTTATGCATCATGTGACAATTTTTCCATCCTATGTTATTTTCATGAGAAACATGGAACATAAGGTTCCATGTAATTTAGCGTCTAAGAAAATGGCACTACCTTTAGAGTCACCGTGAAAACATGAGAGATGCAATGCCAGAAATGTGTTGTTGCCTTAACTAACATAACTAACATGTACCACATGAAACAAGCATCCCTTACTGAGCCTTGGATGAGAGATTATTTGAAAGCACGACAAAATACACGACCCTAGCACGCGGGATGTACACATGTATATTGGATGAGAGATTATTTGAAATTTGTTGGATAGTTAacaatttttctcttcattggaTTGGTTTGTGCAGGTTGCATTCAGGACAAAGGTCTTCCACCCCAATATCAATAGCAATGGGAGCATTTGTCTTGATATTTTGAAGGAGCAGTGGAGCCCTGCCCTTACCATATCCAAGGTCATTCTTTTATGGCCTATACAGGCCTTACCATATCAGTTGACGCATTCCATCTTTAAAATATAACTTCAAAGTTCATATGAATGTTCTATGGATATGGCTTTCCCCATTGTCTTCtgttccatatatatatatatatattacctaTCTAATATGAATCTATCATTTTGAAGAGGTCATAACGAGACATCAAAAGATTAATTCCGGTATTTTGAAAATGATCCCATGCCATCAATTTCGTTGATGGTCACCATTCTTTCTGAAGCCCCATTCTATGGAGTATTCCTCGAATGCCGTAGAAAACAGAATGGTACCTTTCTTTAGTGTCTGAACATATAAAGATAGAGAGATATAAGCTATGTGATTCTTGTTGCTCATGACTTAATTAAGTGCTAATGAATCAATGTAGAATGGACCTAAAGCTTGTAAACACAAAATGGCTGAATATAGGAAACTTTCTTCATCGATCCATTCCTGTCCTTGTTTTgatacgcttttttttttttttttttttaaaaaataattgtaaatttTGCTTTTTTGGGATGTTGCATCTATTAGGTATCACTAGGAttagcaatttttgacacgaccggCGAATCCGACACGAAGTGATAGGGTTTTAGTTTAAGCTAAACGGATTCGGGTTATAAATGGGTTGGCACCCTATTTATGACCCGATTGGTTAAACGGGTTAACCCGCACAACCTATTTAGCTAATCATGTCGTGTTCGGGTTAGCCTAAACGGGTTTTCTGTTCAACCAGGCCGACCTGAACCCAACAAGACAACctgaattgccaaccctaggtAACACATTCCTTTCAGGTCTACTTTAGtaaatttcactttttttcatATGGAGGTCCTTATTGGATAATCTTGTGTTTTAACTTGGGAGATGTTTGTTGCTTGTTTTTATGTTCAGGTGTTACTTTCTATCTGTTCACTTTTAACGGACCCAAATCCCGATGACCCTCTGGTGCCGGAAATTGCCCATATGTACAAGACTGACCGGAGCAAGTACGAGACAACGGCGAGAAGCTGGACCCAGAAGTATGCTATGGGCTAGTAGAGGCTCTGCTTTTCTGCGTGCGGGCTTCTTTTTCCAATATAGCTTTGGTCTATttaaattattacaaattgGACCTTCACGTGCTCTGCACGTGGGGCCCTTTAGACAATGACCAAGTGAAATAATGTATCTTGCTTATCAATGCCGTAATCGAGCTCTAATATCAAACTTCCATCTTCCTATTCTTCTAGGTAGGCCCTTAAGAAAATCATCTCTTTTCTCTCAGTAACTttaatatttcttcttcttccttaattttttttttttttttttcaaattgtaaccGAAAAATATAGTTAGGGGCAGGCAGTATCAAGTAGTGTTAATAACGACCTGATTATTTGATTTCCTTGGTTTCAAAAGGCATTTGGGTCTCATACAAACTGAGATTTTTCTCAAGAGTTTCTTTTTCACCATATCTTTTGTACTTTTTGAGGACAGGAGATGTTTCAACCTatgaaatatttccaaaaaatgCAATACAACAGGGTATATTGGTCATATACCACTACAATTCAGATATAAAACTGATAAAATTTGTCTCATATTTGCtgttcaaattattattattattattattaattttttttagttcatCTATTTCAAATCAGATAGGAAAAAAGAGTCGGAAATAGGTAGTAGGCCCACTCTAGAAAAGAAAAGCCTtgagttttgttttcttctattaCTTTCATTAAATGCAATTGAGATTATGAGAGCTGGATATGCTCTATTTTATTGGATATGGATCCTCTCGGTTTCAGTTCACGGGTCAAGATTTAAAGTGAgtaactttcaaaaaaaaaaagatttaaagtGAGTAAATCTTAACGGCACGTGCACGTGCATTATTTGACGACAtatttacaaacaaaattccAGTTCCATACAAGCAATTAATGGCCTTCTCTGCATGATAGAGACGGGGGAGGGATAACCTCAACATGAAAAGATGAAAGGAGGAGAGAAATAATGATATGATGGAAAGCCCtaggtgggtgggtgggtgggt contains:
- the LOC133854295 gene encoding ubiquitin-conjugating enzyme E2-17 kDa-like, whose translation is MASKRILKELKDLQKDPPTSCSAGPVAEDMFHWQATILGPSDSPYAGGVFLVTIHFPPDYPFKPPKVAFRTKVFHPNINSNGSICLDILKEQWSPALTISKVLLSICSLLTDPNPDDPLVPEIAHMYKTDRSKYETTARSWTQKYAMG